GTTGCTGGAGAGTCGGACAGAGACGCCTTTTTCGACGTTCCCCTGGACACTCCCGTCCGCGGAGAACAGCGCTCGGAGGAAGCCACGGGCCATCTCTTCGCTCCCCTGCATGACGGCGTCCGGCACCTGATGTTTCTGCTTCACGAGCCCGGCACTGTCGGCGTACTCGTACAGTCTGGCCGAACGGATTCGCTGTTCGACCGCCTGGGAACCACGGTAGTCGTTGCCGCGGTCGATGGTGCTCACGCCGACATCGTAGTTTGCGTTGCCGACCGGCTCCCGAACGACCGCGTTCACATCGTCGGCAAACGACTCCGAGAGGGTCGAATCGTCGTCATAGAAGTTCAGGACTGCTCGTTCTTCGCCGTGTTTGAGATGACCGTCGCCGACGACCCATCCAAGGACACGGCCCTCCTCGGCGCTTCCATGCCGTCCGAACGCACCCTTCCGGTTCTGGATGTGGACGGTGTCGCCCGCCGAAAGGTCCTGCGCCTCGACCCAGCCATCGTTGGTCATCACCTGATGATCGGCCGTGAGGCGGAGTTCGTACCCTTCCTCGGTTGTGAGCTTGTAGACGTCCTTCTCGCCGGTCTTGTAGACGCTACTTGCTTCTTTGACCAGGTCCTGGCTCAGCCGGCCGTCGACGACGACGTCCCGCGCGACGCCCTGTTCGTACAGCTCGTCGGCTCGTGCCAGCCCGCTTTGGGTGCTGACGAGCGTGTCGCCCGTCACACACGGGTTGGTCGCGAGGATGCGGTGGTCCGGATGTTTCTCGACGTCGAACGAGTGCTGTTTGTTCACTCGTTCGAGGTAGATGACGCCCGGTTCGCCGTTCTCGTAGGCGCCGTCGACCATGTGTTCCCAGAGGTCTGCGGCGGGAATGGAGAGCACCTCGCCGACCTCGACGTGGTCGCCGAGACCGAACATCTCGTACAGTTCCTTGGTCTCGGGCGTCGCGACGTGTGGCTCCTCGGTGCGGGGGTTGGTGAAGACGAACTCCTCGTCGTTCTCCAGCGCCGTCATGAAGTCGTCCGTCACCCCCACCGAGATGTTGAAGTTCGAGAGGTGGCCCTCGACGGCGTTGCGGAGGTGCTTCGGGACGCGACCCTCCTCGTCGATCAGCTCGCGCGCTTCTTCGAGCGCGTCGGCGAACGAGGTGTGCGTGAAGTCGTCGGGATCGTTCAGTCTGAGCGAGTGCGCGAGCGAGACGTCCTTGTTCTTCGCGTGGATGAACTGGATGACGTCGGGGTGAGAGACGCGCATGACGCCCATCTGGGCACCGCGGCGGGCCCCACCCTGTGCGATCGTCTCACACATCTGATCGTACGTGCGCATGAAAGTAATTGGACCAGATGCGATGCCACCGGTAGAGCCGACGGCGTCGCCGTACGGCCGGAGCCGCCAGAAGGCGTAGCCCATGCCGCCGCCGCTATTGTGCGAAACGACGGAGTTCGCGACGTATTCGTGGTTGTCCGCGACAGTGACGTCGTAGACCGTCTCCGGCTCGCACTGTTCAACAGTTTCTACCTGCTGTTCCCAGACCGAGTCTCCACTCACCGTTCCACACTGCGTTGGACCGGGTGGGGATTCGGCGATCGACGCGGACATCTCCTCCGCGCGCGTATCAACATACCCAATGCAGTCGGCGAACCGCTCCAGACCGACCGCGTCGGTCGGAGCGACGGTGAAGTAGTCACGCTCCTCGTTCTCCCACTCCCACTTCGTCACCGGCATCCCGACGCCGAGCATGAGCTGGAGCGTCTCGTCGATGAGGCGCTCGGACGAACTGTAGAGACGCGGATATCGGCCCTTCGTCAGCGTTCCGTCGGTCGAGAAGAGACCGCGGAGGAACGCGTGGATCTGGTCGTGGCCGGCGCGCCAGATCGGGTCCGGAACGCGTGCCTCGGCCGACGAGGGCTTCGCGTCTCCGAAGTTCGAGAGCCACCAGCGTTTGATCTCATGGCTGTGAATGACCGCTTCGTAACATCCCTCGGACCAGGTGTAGTCGATTCCGGTGTCGAAGAGGTCCCGCGAGAGCGTATCGAGGTGATTGAGGACGTCATCGCGGTTGATGTGGAATCGAATCCCATCCTGATGGACGGATCCATCACCGACCCAGATTCCGACGAGTTCGGCGAGGTCTGCGGTGAGCGTCGACGGTTGCGAGACCGTCTTCACGGGTTCACCGTTCGACTCCAGCCCCTGTGCAGCGCGGTACTGCTGAATCGTCGCGGTGTGGACGCCGACCGCCGAGGCGATCTCCGAGTCCGTGTGTCCCTCCTCGTGGAGGCTCGCAAACGTGTTCTCGTCGAATTCGACACCGGGTTTGCGGCCGCCAGTTCCGTTCGGTGGGAGATCGAGTTCGTTGGCTCGTCGTCGCTGGACCGTCGATGGCGAACAGTCGAGCAGTTCCGCGATCTCGTAGTCCGAACGATTCTCTGCGTGAAGCTCGGCGATCGCCTTGTTCGATACGACACGGGTTTGGGCCCACTGGCCGCCACGTGCGGTCGAGGTGAGCTGGACGGCCTGCCCGTTGTCCGGAAGCCAGCCAAGCCTGATCGAAAGAGTGTCTCCCGATTCGATGTCATCGATTTCGGTCCACTCGCCGTTCACCAGCAGGCGGTGATTCGGCGTGCCCCGAACGGAGATCCCACCCTCGGTGACGACCCGCTTCGTGGGGGCGTCGTCGTACGCGTGGATCTCGTCGACGTTCCGCGTTCGATACTCGCCTCCGTCACGCTGGACGATCGTATCGCCAGGCTCGACCTCGGCAATCGAGACGACACCCTTCCCTTCGACAGCGACGCGCGCGGTGTCGGTAAGACACTGAAAGACCTCCGCGGCTTCCTTCGCAGTCTGGTGGATGTCGGTGATGTCGTCGTCCGGCGAGTCGACGAAACACGCGCTCAACTGTTGAAGCTCGTCGCCCGCGTTCATCAGCGTCGGCGAGTTCGGCATGAACGACAGCGACTCCATCTGCTCCTGGAACGCCTCGCGGTAGTCGACCACGGTCTCCCTGATCTCCTCGGGGAGTTCGGGGACGACGGTGTCGTAGGCGAACTTGTTGACGTTGTGCGCCGACAGCGTGGTGGTGACGTCGTCGTCGGCGGTCGTCCCCACGCCGAACACCTCCGCGGCGAGTTCGTCGCGTCGCGGGTGGCCCGGCTTCAACTGGTCCGGGCCGACCTCGACGGTGAGTCCCCGCTGGTCGGCCTCGTACACCGCCTCGGCGAGTGCGATGTTCTTCGCGACGCGCGCGAACAGTTCCTCCTGGCTCTCCGTGACGTTCCCATCGGCGTCCTTCCGGAGGTAGCGCGCGGGGAGGATGTTGTTGTACGCGTTGGCCGTCAGCCGCTCTTCGAGCGTCTCGCCGTCGGTTCGTTTGATCGGTCGGACGAGTTCGTCCGCGCCGATGTCCGCGTTGCTCATCTCACTGTCCCTCCTGCCCGGCATCCCCCTGCCGGATCTGTTGTGGTGACTGGATTCCGCTCATTCGTGACGATGTTTGTGTGGGCGACTGCTGCGGTTAACTCTTGGGTTAACTCTCGGGACTCGTGGCCCGTGGGTCCCGTTCCTATCGAGTTTTTGGTTGTTCGAATGCGATCGTGTCCCGCTCGCACTACCGGTACACTACTCCCGTGGGTGCGCGACCGACTTAACGGATGCTAAACCGGAGTGAAAGTGGTCCCGCTGTCGACGAATTCGACAGACACGGCCCGCGTGTCCAGTGGAACGAATGGGGGGTTCGAACCGCTCGCGAACTCGGAGTATTCACCCCTTACTCGGCGATTCCATGGACGCCCACGCGGCTCGTCACCGTCGTATTACACCAGAATTACCTGAAAGAGTACACATTTTCGTCGGTGGCAGTTGCTCGTCGTCGATCCGGGGTCGTCCAGGCCGCTGGACCGCCGGTCGCGGCCGACGTCGGTCCAGCGGTGTATCGACCGCCGATCACCGGCGACCACTGATCGCCAATCGCCGCCGACCGACCGCCGACCGTCACGCACATGCCAGGACAGTCCTTGGTCTCGCGTATGGATCCCGTTCCGCTCGTGACGACGCTTTCGGTCCCGCTTCGGTTCGTCCTCGGCGCCGTCGCCGCCGTCGTCGCCACGCTCGTGATGGACGTCGTGATGGGCCGCCTCCCGGAGGGCGAGACGCCGCCGTTCGTCGCCTCGGGCGTCCTCACCGAGACGCCGCCCGACACCGCACCGCCACGGCTCGCCAGCGTCGTTCATTACATGGCGGGCGGGCTCACCGGTCCCCTGTTCGTCTGGTTCCTCCTCGCGAGCGAGGGGGTCCTCGGCGGCTCGTCGCTGCTGTCGACCGCCCTCGCCGGCGTCGTCCTCTACGTCCTGATGGTGGGCTTCTTCGTCGTGATCGTCCTCCCCCGTTCGCAGGTGGCCGCCCAACGTCTCGGGGCGATCCGGCGCGACTGGGCGGTGTCGGCCGCGGCGTACCTCCTCGTACTCGTCCCGATCGTCGCGGTCGGATCGACCGTCGTCTGAGACCCGAGACGACACGCCCCCAAGCTTATGCCGTCCCTGCGGCTGATGGGCGTATGAACGTCGTCGCGACCGTGCTCCAGTCCGGTCTCGGTCCCGAAAACCCGCTCGTCCAGTTGCTCGGACTCGTCGTCGCCATCGGGCTCGTCATCGTCGTCGGCCGGGTCGTCCTCAAAGTGGCATGGCGGCTCGTGACGATCGCCGCGGTGATCATCGGACTGGTCCTGCTGGCGTCGATGTTCCTGCCCGGACTGCTCTAACAGCCTCGGGCCACCGGGCCCGAGGCTGTTCACTCTCGCTCTGGCGTCGCGCCGACGGGACCGAACCGGCGGCGATTCGGTGACACCCAGTAACCGATCAGCGACCGCCGTCGGTTCCAGCGGTCGCGTCGGGCGCCTCGCTCCCGATCCCGACCTGGTCGAGGAAGTTCCGCACCACGTCGTGGCCGACCGCCGTCAACACGGACTCGGGGTGGAACTGCACGCACTCGATGGGGTACTCGCGGTGGCGCACGCCCATGACGAGCTCGTGACCCGCGTGGTCGGTCGTCGCCGACACGACGAAGCAGTCGGGCACCTCGGTCGCGATGAGCGAGTGGTAGCGACCGGCTCGGAAGCCCTGGTCCAAGCCTGAAAAGACGCCGGTCCCGTCGTGGTCCACCGGGAAGGCCTTGCCGTGGATCGGTTCGGGGGCGTGACCGACGCTCCCGCCGTAGGCGTACACCGCGGCTTCGAGGCCGAGACACACCCCGAGTGTCGGCGTCGTGGGCGAGAGTTCGCGGAGCACGGCGTTCGTTACGCCGACGTCGCGGTCGTTCTTCGGGTGGCCCGGCCCGGGGCTGATGACGATGGCGTCCGGGTCGGCGAGCGCGACATCGGAGAGTGACGCCGTGTTCTTGAACACGACGATCTCGGGGGCGGGCTCCTGTTCGGAGAAGTACTCGACGAGGTTGTAGGTGAACGAGTCGAAGTTGTCGACGACGACGAGCGTCCGTCCCGATCCAGCTTCGACGTGCGCGCCCGCGTCGCGGAGGCGGTCGAGGCGCTCTCGGTCGGTGGCTCCGTCGAGCGCGTCGCCTTCGGGCGTCGTGCTCATCGGGACACCTCCTGCTCTGCGGGACCGGCGTCGTTAGCGTCGTCTCGGTCCCCCGCGTCGACCTCGATCGCCTCCAGCGCCGCGAGGACGCCGCCCATCTTCTGTTCGGTCTCCTCGTACTCGCGTTCGGGCACCGAGTCGGCGACGATCCCCGCGCCGGCCTGGACCGTCACGACGTCTTCCGCGCCCGCGCCCTCGTCACCGTCGTCGCACATCCCCTGTTCGACGGTCGCCGTCCGGATGACGATGGCGAAGTCGGCGTCGCCCCCCCACGAGTAGTAGCCCACGCCGCCGCCGTACACCCCGCGAGGCTCGCGTTCGAGGTCGTCGATGATCTCCATCGCACGGACCTTCGGCGCGCCGGTGAGCGTCCCCGCGGGGAACGCCGCGCGCGTCGCGTCGAACGCGTCGTTGTCCTCGGCGAGCGTCCCCGTCACCGTCGATTCGATGTGCTGGACGTGCGAGTACTTCAGGACGTTCATGAACTCCTCGACGCGGACGCTCCCCGGCTCGGAGACGCGCCGGACGTCGTTGCGCGCCAGGTCGACGAGCATCGTGTGCTCGGACCGCTCTTTCCCGTCGGCGAGCATCTCGCCAGCGAGCCGGCGGTCCTCCACCGGCGACGAGCCGCGGGGGCAGGTCCCGGCGATCGGGTTCGACACGACGTGTGACCCCTGCACGGAGACGAGCGTCTCGGGGGAGGCCCCGACGATCGATCGGTCGCCGTGTCGCAGGAGGTACATGTACGGCGAGGGGTTCACCGCGCGGAGCGCGCGGTAGAAGCCGAGCGTGTCGACGTCGCCCCGGAGTTCGCGCGTGCGCGAGATGACGCCCTGGTAGATGTCGCCGTCGAGGACGTGTTCCTTCGCGCGACGGACCGCGTCCTCGTACGCCTCGCGGGGGGCGGTGTGTTCGGCTCGACGGCGGAACCCGCCGGTCTCGGGTTCGGTCGCCGACCCGAGCGTCGCGGCGACCGTCTCGGCCTCGGTGACGAGCGTCTCGTACGCGTCGAGCGGGTCGTCGTCGGGTTCGACGACGGGCGTGAACACGAGCGAGACGGCGTCGGCGGCGTGATCGAAGACGAGCGTCCGAGTCGTGAGGACGAACTGGGCGTCGGGGACGATCGGGTCGGGACGCTCGATTCCTACTTCTTCGAGCCAGAGGTCGTAGACGGCGTCGTACGCCAGAAACCCGACCAGGCCGCCGTCGAGTTGCTGGCGCTCCCGGGGCGGAAAGCCCACGCGTGGGAGGTCGGGGAGCGCCGCCCGGAGCGAGTCGAGGGTGTCGCCACCGTTCGGTTCGACGTACGCCGCGGCCGAACCGCCGAGGTCCTCGACGTCGGTCGACTCCGGCCAGACGGAGACGACCGCGTCGGGGTCGTAGCCGACGAACGAGTACCGGGCGTGTCGGTCGCCGGCGCCGTCGGGGTCGAACGCACCGTCGGGGTCCGACGACGGCGTCTTCTCCGCCGATTCGAGGAGGAAGCCGTAGTCGCTCTCCGACGAGAGCGCGGCGTACGCCGACAGCGGCTCGACGTCGATGTCGAGCGACGCCTCCAAGCGGACGACCGCCGGGTCGTCCCGGTCGAGGAGCTCACGGAACTCGTCGGCCGACCGGTCGAACGAGACGCCGGTCACGCCATCACCTCGTCCTCGTCGAGCGCGCCGAGTTCGGCCCGCCGGACCGCGCGGACGAACGCACGGACGGCGTCTGCGTCCTTGACCCCGCCAGACGACTCGACGCCGCTGGCGACGTCGACGCCGTAGGGCGCTGCGGTCTCGACCGCGCCGGCGACGTTCTCCGGGGTGAGCCCTCCGGCGAGCACCACCGGGGAGTCGATGGCGGCCGCGAGCTCCCGCGTGGCCGCCCAGTCGTGCGTCTCGCCGGTGCCACCTGCGCCCTCGTCGGTCGTCGAGTCGACCAGCACCGCGTCGGCGACGTCGTCGACCTCCCGCGCCCGCTCGCGGTCGGCCGCGTCGACCACGACCACGAGCTTCACCGACGACTCGGCGCGGACGAACTGGAACTCCTCGGGGTCGAAGTCGGCGTGTAGCTGGAGGACGTCCGGCTGGACCGTCCGGGCGAGCCCGACCGCGTGGGTCGGCGACTCGGGCATGAGGACGAGCGTCGTCGTCACGAACGGCGGGGCCGCCGCGACGAGATCGGCGGCCGTTGTGGCGTCGACCTCGCGGGGGGTGTCGACCGGGACGTCGGCGATGAAGCCGAGCGCGTCGGCCCCGGCGTCGACGGCCAGCGCGAGGTCCTCTCGGTTCGTCAGGCCGCAGATCTTCACGCGCGTCATCGAGGCTACGCCTCCGTCCAGGGGTCGGCCTCGTCGGTCGACGCCTGGAGGTCGGCTAACTTCTCGGCCGCGGCACCCTCGTCGATGGCCGCGCGGGCCTCGTCGACGCCGGCTTCGATGGAGTCCGCGAGCCCCGCGACGTACACCGCAGCGCCCGCGTTCGCGAGGATGATGTCCCGTTTGGCACCCTCCACCTCACCCGTGACGATCCCGCGGAGGTCAGCGGCGTTCTCCTCGGGGCTTCCCCCGGAGACCGCCTCGACCGGGGCGGCGTCGAGCCCGATCCCTTCGGGAGTGAGCGTGTACTCCTCGATCTCCCGACCGTGGACCTCGGCGACGGTCGTCTCGTCGTGGAGGCAGATCTCGTCCATCCCCGACCCGTGGACGACGAGCGCGTGCTCGACCGGCATGTGGGCGAGCGCGCGGGCGACGATCGGAACGAGGTCGGGGTCGTAGACGCCGAGCACCTGCGCTTCGGCCCCGGCGGGGTTGGTGAGCGGCCCGAGCACGTTGAACAGCGTCCGCATCCCGAGTTCCTTCCGGGGGCCGATGACGGCCTTCATCGCGGGGTGGAAGACGGGGGCGAGCATGAAGCCGATCCCGTCGCGCTCGATCGCGGTCTCGACCGACGCGGGGTCGGCGTCGACCTCGACGCCCGCGACCTCGAGGACGTCCGCGCTCCCCGACGACGACGAGACGGAGTAGTTGCCGTGTTTGGCGATGGCCGCGCCCGCGCCCGCGGTGACGATGGCGCTTGTCGTCGAGACGTTGATCGTGTCGTAGTCGTCGCCACCGGTGCCGCAGGTGTCGACGAGCGGGCGGCGCGCGGGGTCGATCGTGCGTGCCGCGTCGCGCATCCCCTGTGCGAACCCCGCGATCTCCGCCTCGGTCTCGCCTTTCGCTCTGAGCGCGGCCAGGAGTGCGCCGATCTGTGCCTCGGTCGCCCCCTCGAAGACCAGGGTGGCAGCCTCCCGTGCCGCTTCGACTCCGAGGTCCTCACCGTCGGTCACGCGTCTGATGTAGTCCTGCATTGGTAGTCACCGATGTATTGATTCGGGTTGTGATGGACAAATCAGTACATCTGCTTAAGACTGTCGGGTCCGGGCTTCGAGCGCGTGGCCCCGAGTCCAATACCAATACACTTTGGTAGAGTACTCTTGACCCTCGCGGCCCTCTCTCTGAATACCCCCCAGAGGACCGGTCGACCGGTCAGGGCGTTGCACCCGGTGGCGACCGGTCTCCGACTGTGGGGGAATCGAGAGAGGGACGGACATCCGACGGTCATCCCGGCCTGGGTACTGGGGGGTACCGAGGCCTCTCTGGGGTGCCGTTCCGCGTCGCGTCCGACCACACCGGCGGATGCGTCCGACACTCGTATGGGGGCGTGAGGGGAGAGACCCGGGGGGATATATGTCGTCGCTGTTTTCGACGCCGTCAGGTGCGCGTGCGGACGACGGTCTCGACGACCGATCGGACGGGAAACCGGGGTCGTGTGCGGGGCGTGGGGGTCGCGGCTTCCGGGCCGCGAGCGGTCGTGAGTGAGAGAGCGTGACTTACCGGAATCGCGTGCCGACTCCGGATTTCGGAACCCTTAATTACGTCCCCGGGATACGAGGTAATGCGCTCGAACGAAGCGCTGTACGCATCCAAACGGGTTGGTGGTCTAGTCTGGTTATGACACCTCCTTGACATGGAGGAGGCCGGCAGTTCAAATCTGCCCCAACCCATCCCCTTATTTCGTTTTCACCTCGCATAGTCGGACCTTTATTTCATGACCTGTCACTTTACCTGCATAGCCAGGGTGGGTACAGTGAGCCACGCAGTCGCGCTGGAACCCCCCGATTTGTGACTTCCGCGGCGGGGACGTTTTCGACGAGGATCAGCCCTGTCCGGCGCTCGATGACCGGAGGTGTTCGCCGTGACACTCCGCTGTGAGTGCGGCGGTCCCGTTCACCGTCAGGACGGGTTCAACGTCAAGAGGAATGACATTGACATCCTCCTCCGCGTGAACGCGGAGGAATCCCACGGCACCGCGCCGCTGGAATAAAAGACTGTCACGAACCGGTGTGGTTCACCTGCAAAAGAATCCAGAACCCTCTGTCCGAGAAACACCGCAAAGTCGGACTACGTACGGTGCCAGTTATCTAAATTTTTTATCATCAAATTTGGGGCCCTTGCACACGACATTTTTTTTCTGTTCCGGTCGACAAGTCCACGATCCTCTAGTTCTACAAGCGAGAGGTGGTTCAGCTTGAGGCGGAGTTTAGCCACGTCTTCATCGGCAGACGGAGGCTCATTGTCATGACGATCTCTGGGAACATCTGTTCTGGTCATGATACGGAGTACAACATCCGAAACATAATAATATATTTATATATTCACTGTGTTTATGAAACAGAGTGATTCTCAGTAGCCCTGTCCGAGACCTCACTGAAGAACGGTGTCGACGCTGAACGCGCCGTCGGCCTTCCGCACGAGGTGTGGATGTCATCGACGTCCACCTCCAACACGATCGTCACGAGAAGTACGACGACCACGGCCGCTCGCCGCTGCTCACCAGCGAGGTCGGACGGCCGGGGCGGAACACCGTCCGGGCGTGAATGTACCTCGCGACGGCTCCCTGTCTCCACACGGGCTGCCCGCACGGCCAGGATCCAGAGACCTGCGAGTACCTGAGCGACACGACTGCGAGCCAGTGTCCGTCCTCTCGAAGCCCCCATCAGGTCCGGACGGGCTCGGTCACCGTGGTGCACCCCGATCCCGACCACGAGTTACCAGCCTCGAGCCGACGCGCCGTTCGTCGCCGAAGCGGCCAAGTGACCCATCCGCGTAGGGAGTCCATGAGGATGACAGCAACCGAGGGACGGCACGATCTGTTGATCGGCGGCGAACGGGTCACCCCGTCGTCGGGCGAGTACCTCACGACGGTCGACCCCGCGACCGAGGAACCGCTCGCGGACGTGGCCGTCGCCGACGCATCCGACGTCGACCGGGCGGTCGCCGCCGCGCGCGAGGCGGCGTCGGCGTGGCGCGACGTCGACCCGGCCGAACGCGGTCGGGTGGTCCACCGGGTCGCCGACCGCATCCGCGAGGCGATCGACGACCTCGCGGCCCTCGAGAGTCGAGACCAGGGCAAGCCGCTCTCGCAGGCGCGGTCGGACATGTCGAGCGCGGCGCGGTACTTCGAGTACTACGCCGGTGCGGCCGACAAACTGGAGGGGAAGTCGGTCCCGGTCGGCACCGACCAGGTCGACTTCACGCTCCGCGAGCCGTACGGCGTGTCCGCACAGATCATCCCGTGGAACTTCCCCGGTAACATCCTCGCCAGGGGGGTCGCCCCGGCGCTCGTCGCCGGGAACGCGGTCGTGGTCAAGCCCGCGCCGACGACGCCGCTGTCGGCGTACCGGCTGGCGGAGCTCTGTCTGGAGGCGGGCGTGCCGGACGCGGCGATCAACGTCGTCTCGGGGGCCGGTGAGACGGGTGCCGCGCTGACGCGTCACGAGGGCGTCGACACCATCACCTTCACCGGCAGCGTCGCGACCGGCCAGCGGGTGATGGAGGCGGCCGCGACGTCGGTCACGCCGGTGACGCTGGAACTCGGCGGCAAGAACCCGGCCGTCGTCTACCCGGATGCGGACGTGACCGACGTGGCCGACTGGGTCGAGACGGGCATCTTCACCAACGCGGGACAGGTGTGTTCGGCCGTCGACCGGGTCGTGGTGCACGAACGCATCCACGACCGGTTCGTCGACGAGATCGCCGCCCGGGCCGAGGCGCTCACGCTCGGGCCCGGGACCGACGACCCCGACGTGGGGCCGTTGAACAGCGCCGAACACCTCGAACGGGTCCGCGACTACGTCGCGACCGGCGAGCGCGAGGGGGCGACGCTGGTGACGGGCGGGCGGTCGCCCGACCGCGAGGGCTGGTTCTTCGAACCGACCGTGTTCGACGACGTCGATCGCGGGATGACGATCGCACAGGAGGAGATCTTCGGCCCGGTCCTCGCCGTGATCCCGTACGCCGACGCCGACGACCCGATCGAGATCGCCAACGACGTCGCGTACGGCCTGGTCGCCGGCGTCTTCACGAACGACGTGCGCCGTGCCCTCCGCGCGGCCCAGCGGCTCGAAGCCGGGAACGTCTACGTGAACAAGTGGTTCGGCGACACGCACCAGACGCCGTTCGGCGGGTACAAACAGTCCGGAATCGGCCGCGAGAAGGGGCTCGAAGCGCTCGACTCGTACCTCCAGACGAAGAACGTCGCGATCGACCTCGGCGGGGCGGGCGGCGACCTCCCCGGGGCGTAACTCGTCCGGAGGACGCTGCACTTTTTACAGGACGTACCGGTTGGAGAGTATGACCTTCGAAGGGACGGTGACGGTCGTCACCGGCGCAGGGTCCGGCATGGGACGAGCGACGGCGGAACTGTTCGCCGAGCAGGGGGCGCAGGTCGCCGTCGTCGACCTCGACGAGGCCGCGGCCGAGGAGACGGTCGAGCGGATCGAGGCCGCGGGCGGCGACGCGCTCGCGCTCGAGGCGGACGTCTCCTCGGCGGCCGACGTGCGGGCGATGGTCGACCGCACCGTCGACGCGTTCGGCCGGCTCGACGTCCTCCACAACAACGCCGGGATCCCGCAGGAGTCGACCCCCGTCGAGGACGTCGCCGAGCAGACGTGGGATCGGATCCAGGCGGTCAACCTCAAGAGCGCGTTCCTCGGCGCGAAACACGCCGTTCCCGTCATGCGCGAGCAGGGCAGCGGCGTGATCCTGAACACCGCCTCGACGGCCGGGATCCGGCCGCGGACGGGGCTGTCGGCGTACTGCGCGTCGAAGGGCGGGCTGATCACGCTCACGAAGCAGTTGGCACACGAACTCGCCGACGACGGCATCCGGGTCAACGCCGTCTGCCCGGTCGCGACCGACACCGACATGCTCCCCCAGTTCGCCGGCGAGAACCTCACCCTCGACGACATCGCGGCGACGATCCCGCTCGGTCGACTCGCCGACCCCGTCGACGTCGCTCACGCCGCGGTGTTCCTCGCGTCGGACGAGGCGTCGATGATCACGGGGACGGCACTCGAAGTCGACGGCGGCCGGGACATCTGAGGGGGCGGGGCCGTGCGGCCGCCGCGCGCCGCCGAAATAGCATGATTTTTTATACCACCAGTTAGCGAGTGAAAGACATGGATAGACGAAGGTTCCTCCTCCGGGCCGGCAGTGTGGGAGTCGTGGCGGCGACAGCAGGGTGTAGTGGTGGGACCGGCGGCGGCGGCACCGAACAGGAAGGCGACGGGGGCGACGGGGGCGACGGGGACGACGGCACCGCGACGGCTGCTGACACCGCGGCCGACACGGCGACCAGCGGGGGCGAGACGGTAAAAATCGGCGTGTTGCTCCCCTTCTCGGGCGACTACAACTGGGTCGGGGCGAACGTGATGCCCGTCGCGGAGATGATCCGCGACGAGATCAACGAGGCCGGCGGTATCGGCGGCCGACAGGTCGAGTTAGTGCAGGGCGACACCGAGGGGTCGCCCGACGCGTCGCTGTCGGCGGCCCAGCGACTCATCGAAGTCGAGGGCGTCACGAGCATCGTCGGTCCGACGAGCATCACGATGTCGGCCGTCTTCGACCAGTTCGGCGACAACGAGGTGCCGGTCGTCACCCCGACCGCCGGGACGACGTCGCTCGACGAGCGCGGCGGCGAGTACGTCTTCCGGACGGTCGCTTCGGACTCGCTCGGCGGCCGAG
This Salinigranum marinum DNA region includes the following protein-coding sequences:
- a CDS encoding LAGLIDADG family homing endonuclease, with amino-acid sequence MSNADIGADELVRPIKRTDGETLEERLTANAYNNILPARYLRKDADGNVTESQEELFARVAKNIALAEAVYEADQRGLTVEVGPDQLKPGHPRRDELAAEVFGVGTTADDDVTTTLSAHNVNKFAYDTVVPELPEEIRETVVDYREAFQEQMESLSFMPNSPTLMNAGDELQQLSACFVDSPDDDITDIHQTAKEAAEVFQCLTDTARVAVEGKGVVSIAEVEPGDTIVQRDGGEYRTRNVDEIHAYDDAPTKRVVTEGGISVRGTPNHRLLVNGEWTEIDDIESGDTLSIRLGWLPDNGQAVQLTSTARGGQWAQTRVVSNKAIAELHAENRSDYEIAELLDCSPSTVQRRRANELDLPPNGTGGRKPGVEFDENTFASLHEEGHTDSEIASAVGVHTATIQQYRAAQGLESNGEPVKTVSQPSTLTADLAELVGIWVGDGSVHQDGIRFHINRDDVLNHLDTLSRDLFDTGIDYTWSEGCYEAVIHSHEIKRWWLSNFGDAKPSSAEARVPDPIWRAGHDQIHAFLRGLFSTDGTLTKGRYPRLYSSSERLIDETLQLMLGVGMPVTKWEWENEERDYFTVAPTDAVGLERFADCIGYVDTRAEEMSASIAESPPGPTQCGTVSGDSVWEQQVETVEQCEPETVYDVTVADNHEYVANSVVSHNSGGGMGYAFWRLRPYGDAVGSTGGIASGPITFMRTYDQMCETIAQGGARRGAQMGVMRVSHPDVIQFIHAKNKDVSLAHSLRLNDPDDFTHTSFADALEEARELIDEEGRVPKHLRNAVEGHLSNFNISVGVTDDFMTALENDEEFVFTNPRTEEPHVATPETKELYEMFGLGDHVEVGEVLSIPAADLWEHMVDGAYENGEPGVIYLERVNKQHSFDVEKHPDHRILATNPCVTGDTLVSTQSGLARADELYEQGVARDVVVDGRLSQDLVKEASSVYKTGEKDVYKLTTEEGYELRLTADHQVMTNDGWVEAQDLSAGDTVHIQNRKGAFGRHGSAEEGRVLGWVVGDGHLKHGEERAVLNFYDDDSTLSESFADDVNAVVREPVGNANYDVGVSTIDRGNDYRGSQAVEQRIRSARLYEYADSAGLVKQKHQVPDAVMQGSEEMARGFLRALFSADGSVQGNVEKGVSVRLSSNHTDLLRQVQQLLLNFGIASKLHENRRKAGEKELPDGRGGTRAYETAAQHELIIGKDNLVRFDEEVGFLHERKNAALAERLDAYDRGPYAERFEATVESVEADGHEPVYDLTEPDTHSFVANGLVVHNCGEQPLEEYEACNLGHINLSTVADLDAPDWRVWSDEHADEYDSLDEAVDAFLQEAIDMEEFDTRIDLGTRFLENVVTMSDFPVEKIEKKVREMRKIGLGVMGLAQLYLQLGVRYGSEEGNEVARQLMKHINHESKWASHELAQERGNFADWDDSKYADPLEYREWFEHHTGLSAEEWADGFPVRNHNTTTIAPTGTTSMIGNTSGGCEPIFSVAYFKNVSDDVQGDEMLVEFDDYFLRVLEANDIDVEAVKSEAVEQMQNNEFDGVEGLSAVPKAIGELFVVTADLSGKEHAAVQCACQEGVDSAISKTCNFPNSASREDMDEVYRYIYDNGGKGVTVYRDGTRSKQVLTTRAKNAEFADDEEAAETIVGQIEEVFGGIEGFLDSEEVRAQLEADVEALLGGGQKLGKKRPRPAVLHGVTQRIDTGYGKLYVNINEDAQGNPFELFANIGNSGGFTASFTEALAKTISTALRSGVDPEEIASELQGIRSPKVAWDKGEQINSIPDAIGTAMRRYLDGEIDKQYPQQKNLSELEAEAREREAGAGETDGGAAVAQQSGDAPTLDADEGARADATQDLLDAGESPECPECGNMTLYFSEGCKTCESCGWSEC
- the trpG gene encoding anthranilate synthase component II — encoded protein: MSTTPEGDALDGATDRERLDRLRDAGAHVEAGSGRTLVVVDNFDSFTYNLVEYFSEQEPAPEIVVFKNTASLSDVALADPDAIVISPGPGHPKNDRDVGVTNAVLRELSPTTPTLGVCLGLEAAVYAYGGSVGHAPEPIHGKAFPVDHDGTGVFSGLDQGFRAGRYHSLIATEVPDCFVVSATTDHAGHELVMGVRHREYPIECVQFHPESVLTAVGHDVVRNFLDQVGIGSEAPDATAGTDGGR